From Lacerta agilis isolate rLacAgi1 chromosome Z, rLacAgi1.pri, whole genome shotgun sequence, the proteins below share one genomic window:
- the RPL12 gene encoding 60S ribosomal protein L12, translated as MPPKFDPNEIKVVFLRCTGGEVGATSALAPKIGPLGLSPKKVGDDIAKATGDWKGLRITVKLTIQNRQAQIEVVPSASALIIKALKEPPRDRKKQKNIKHSGNVSFEEIVNIARQMRHRSLARELSGTIKEILGTAQSVGCNIDGRHPHDVIDDINSGAVECPPS; from the exons ATGCCGCCCAAGTTCGACCCCAACGAGATCAAAGTCG TATTCTTAAGATGCACTGGGGGCGAAGTTGGTGCCACTTCAGCTCTGGCTCCAAAAATTGGGCCTCTAGGTTTG tctCCCAAAAAGGTGGGTGATGACATTGCCAAGGCTACCGGTGACTGGAAGGGCCTGAGGATCACAGTTAAGCTGACCATCCAGAACAGGCAAGCTCAG ATTGAGGTggtcccatcagcctctgccttGATCATCAAAGCTCTGAAGGAGCCTCCCCGTGACCgcaaaaagcagaaaaaca TTAAGCACAGTGGCAATGTCAGCTTTGAGGAGATCGTGAACATCGCCCGGCAGATGCGTCACCGATCCTTGGCCCGGGAACTCTCAG GAACCATTAAGGAGATCCTGGGAACAGCCCAGTCTGTTGGCTGCAATATCGATGGGCGACATCCTCACGACGTCATCGATGACATCAATAGCGGTGCAGTTGAATGTCCTCCA AGCTAA